One genomic window of Cinclus cinclus chromosome 6, bCinCin1.1, whole genome shotgun sequence includes the following:
- the SPTY2D1 gene encoding protein SPT2 homolog isoform X2, which yields MASRTKDNFYGYNGVPVEEKPKKRRACENVAQAPEAEYATEDETEQLEYSQTESEHEQEEYEEKPSKAAMKPKAPPKSAPAPLNFAELLRLAEKKQYEPVEIKPVKKVEERPRTAEELREREFLGRKNKKVEMHKKSEKDIKPTGISSSSKKLSSQKATVNTKLNKSSVDKHSTSKSSLSLSMGGIDKKSKAPALTEKHPRSSSSSRLDQMDKTSQNGSLKSSTSSSHNKLPVNGIRKSGSSSHVPPSKPMANGAQRMPSAKESSLKKSAHAKPGKPAALQHGINSNAKRSGSSLGKGGPGHPGGGSSAGPGRSSSNSGVGPGRPGSGLSSGPGRLGSSSATGPGRPGSSSSTGPGRPGGGSGMGPGRPTGSSSTGPGRPGSSSGGGLKRPGSSLGTGPGRPGSSTNIGPGRPGSSLGTGPGRPGISPSTGAKRPGSSLGTGPGRPGISTSAGPGRPGSGPGTAVKPKCTVVSETISSKNFVTRPSNGQINGMRPFPGHRPVLHPQGLGRPPVSYKRQIEDDDDDEYDSEMDDFIEDEGEPQEEISKHIREIFGYDRKRYKDESDYALRYMESSWREQQKEEARSLRLGVQEDLEELRREEEELKRKRQSKKLRTR from the exons ATGGCCTCACGAACAAAGGATAATTTTTATGGCTATAATGGCGTTCCCGTTGAAGAGAAGCCTAAAAAGAGGAGGGCTTGTGAGAATGTTGCTCAGGCCCCGGAGGCTGAGTATGCAACAGAAGATGAAACTGAGCAGCTTGAGTACAGTCAGACAGAATCTGAGCATGAGCAAGAAGAATATGAAGAGAAACCATCCAAAGCTGCAATGAAACCAAAGGCACCTCCCAAAAGTGCACCAGCACCTCTGAACTTTGCAGAGCTCTTGAGGCTTGCTGAAAAGAAACAATATGAACCAGTGGAAATAAAACCAGTGAAAAAGGTGGAAGAGAGGCCCAgaacagcagaagaattgagagAGAGGGAGTTTTTGGGAcgcaaaaacaaaaaagtagaaATGCATAAGAAAAGCGAGAAGGATATTAAGCCTACAGGGATATCCAGTTCTTCAAAAAAACTGTCTTCTCAAAAAGCAACTGTAAACACAAAACTTAATAAAAGCTCAGTAGACAAACATTCCACATCTAAAAGCAGTCTGTCACTTTCTATGGGTGGTATTGATAAGAAATCCAAAGCACCGGCATTGACTGAAAAACACCCACGGTCATCATCTTCTTCCAGACTTGATCAAATGGATAAAACATCACAAAATGGTTCCTTAAAAAGCTCTACCAGTAGCAGTCACAATAAATTACCTGTCAATGGTATTAGAAAGTCTGGCTCAAGCTCTCATGTGCCACCCTCAAAACCCATGGCCAACGGGGCCCAGAGAATGCCATCTGCAAAAGAATCCAGCCTGAAAAAGTCTGCCCATGCAAAACCAGGGAAACCTGCAGCCCTTCAACATGGAATCAACTCCAACGCAAAACGATCTGGCAGCAGCTTAGGAAAAGGAGGACCTGGACATCCCGGGGGCGGTTCAAGTGCGGGACCGGGGCGATCGAGCAGCAATTCTGGCGTGGGGCCTGGAAGGCCGGGAAGCGGTTTAAGCTCGGGACCTGGGCGActgggcagcagctcagccacagGACCTGGGaggccaggcagcagctcaaGCACAGGCCCTGGGCGACCAGGAGGTGGCTCAGGCATGGGGCCGGGAAGGCCGACGGGCAGCTCGAGCACAGGGCCTGGGCGGCCGGGCAGCAGCTCTGGCGGGGGACTTAAGCGGCCGGGCAGCAGCTTGGGCACTGGACCGGGAAGGCcgggcagcagcacaaacataGGACCAGGGCGACCGGGCAGCAGCCTGGGAACAGGACCAGGAAGGCCAGGAATCAGTCCAAGCACAGGGGCCAAGCGACCAGGCAGCAGCTTGGGCACTGGACCAGGGAGGCCAGGCATCAGCACAAGCGCAGGACCTGGGCGACCAGGCAGCGGCCCGGGCACGGCTGTGAAACCCAAGTGTACTGTCGTGTCGGAAACCATTTCCTCTAAAAACTTTGTCACAAGACCTAGCAACGGACAGATCAATGGAATGAGGCCTTTCCCAGGGCACAGACCTGTGCTTCATCCACAAG GCCTTGGAAGACCACCTGTTAGTTATAAGAGACAAATAGAagacgatgatgatgatgaataTGACTCTGAAATGGATGACTTCATTGAAGATGAAGGGGAACCTCAAGAAGAAATATCAAAACATATTCGGGAAATATTTGGCTATGACCGGAAGAG gtACAAAGATGAAAGTGATTATGCCTTACGTTATatggagagcagctggagagagcaACAGAAAGAAGAAGCTAGGAG CTTGAGACTCGGTGTTCAGGAAGACCTGGAAGAACTGAGACGGGAAGAAGAAGAACTGAAACGCAAGAGACAGTCTAAGAAGCTGAGGACGCGTTAA
- the UEVLD gene encoding ubiquitin-conjugating enzyme E2 variant 3 has product MNTYTFKDGSQKDLLNFSGTVPVKYGNSYNIPIHLWILDSHPFAPPICFLKPTANMGIAVGKHVDARGRIYLPYLQNWSHPKSTLIGLIKEMIAKFEEELPLYSLSSSDAARQSELLSYIAKITEGETDMKSRSKTGGRNEGCFNKITVVGAGDLGIACVLAVAAKDVADKVVLLDLSEGAAKGGTMDLEIFAVPNVEISRDFSASADSKVVVLTVNSLGNAQTYLDVIQSNVDLFRGIIPAVSHYSQNAVLLVASHPVEVMTFVSWKLSSFPKSRVIGVGANLDSERFQYMLTNLLKAEMLAKDAWVIGEQGEDKVSSWTSCNVVANQTEAMADRNSREKVANRAMEILKGKGQRSWSVGLSVADLADSILKDKRKIHSVSTLAKGCCNINSEVFLSLPCILGTSGVIEMVRLEEDPLVQEKLQSSAGSIHDLQQQLKLISIET; this is encoded by the exons ATGAACACATACA ccttcAAGGATGGATCCCAGAAAGACCTCCTGAATTTTAGTGGTACTGTTCCAGTGAAATATG GTAATTCCTATAACATTCCTATTCATCTGTGGATCCTGGATTCTCATCCCTTTGCTCCTCCCATTTGCTTCCTGAAGCCAACTGCAAACATGGGCATTGCAGTGGGGAAACACGTGGATGCACGGGGCAGGATTTATTTGCCGTACCTGCAGAACTGGAGCCAT CCTAAATCAACACTCATTGGATTAATCAAGGAAATGATTGCAAAGTTTGAGGAAGAGCTTCCTTTGTACTCACTCTCATCTTCTGATGCAGCCAGGCAATCAGAACTTCTCTCCTATATTGCAAAGATTACTGAAG GAGAGACTGACATGAAATCAAGGAGTAAAACTGGAGGCAGAAATGAAGGATGTTTTAACAAAATTACTGTTGTTGGAGCTGGAGATCTTGGTATTGCATGTGTACTAGCAGTTGCAGCAAAG GATGTTGCAGACAAGGTGGTTCTTTTGGATCTTTCTGAAGGTGCAGCAAAAGGAGGGACCATGGATTTGGAGATTTTTGCTGTGCCAAATGTGGAGATCAGCAGAG atttttctgcttcagctgATTCCAAAGTTGTAGTGCTTACAGTTAATTCTCTGGGTAATGCTCAGACTTACCTTGATGTCATACAGAGCAATGTAGATTTATTCAGAGGAATTATTCCAGCAGTGTCCCACTACAGTCAGAACGCTGTTCTCCTTGTTGCTTCTCATCCAG TTGAAGTAATGACATTTGTGTCATGGAAGCTGAGCTCATTTCCCAAAAGCAGAGTAATTGGAGTGGGCGCCAACCTTGATTCAGAGAGATTTCAGTACATGCTGACCAACCTTTTGAAAGCAGAGATGCTGGCAAAAGATGCCTGGGTTATTGGTGAACAAGGGGAAGACAAAG TATCATCATGGACCAGCTGTAATGTAGTTGCAAATCAAACAGAAGCAATGGCTGATCGTAACTCAAGGGAAAAGGTGGCTAACAG AGCTATGGAAATCCTAAAGGGAAAAGGTCAGAGATCTTGGTCTGTCGGGCTCTCTGTTGCTGATTTGGCTGACAGCATTCTGAAAGATAAAAGAAAGATTCATTCTGTATCCACTCTAGCGAAG GGGTGTTGCAATATAAACAGTGAAGTATTCTTAAGTCTCCCATGTATTCTTGGAACCAGTGGAGTAATTGAAATGGTCAGACTGGAGGAAGACCCACTGGTGCAAGAGAAACTGCAAAGCAGTGCAGGCTCAATTCATgaccttcagcagcagctgaaact TATAAGTATAGAGACCTAA
- the SPTY2D1 gene encoding protein SPT2 homolog isoform X1 gives MDFHNILVMASEQQGLNAVPKRYSLAVGPPKKVPKVKGVESAAVQAFLRRQEEEKRKKALEERRKKEQLLARRIELKHDRKARAMASRTKDNFYGYNGVPVEEKPKKRRACENVAQAPEAEYATEDETEQLEYSQTESEHEQEEYEEKPSKAAMKPKAPPKSAPAPLNFAELLRLAEKKQYEPVEIKPVKKVEERPRTAEELREREFLGRKNKKVEMHKKSEKDIKPTGISSSSKKLSSQKATVNTKLNKSSVDKHSTSKSSLSLSMGGIDKKSKAPALTEKHPRSSSSSRLDQMDKTSQNGSLKSSTSSSHNKLPVNGIRKSGSSSHVPPSKPMANGAQRMPSAKESSLKKSAHAKPGKPAALQHGINSNAKRSGSSLGKGGPGHPGGGSSAGPGRSSSNSGVGPGRPGSGLSSGPGRLGSSSATGPGRPGSSSSTGPGRPGGGSGMGPGRPTGSSSTGPGRPGSSSGGGLKRPGSSLGTGPGRPGSSTNIGPGRPGSSLGTGPGRPGISPSTGAKRPGSSLGTGPGRPGISTSAGPGRPGSGPGTAVKPKCTVVSETISSKNFVTRPSNGQINGMRPFPGHRPVLHPQGLGRPPVSYKRQIEDDDDDEYDSEMDDFIEDEGEPQEEISKHIREIFGYDRKRYKDESDYALRYMESSWREQQKEEARSLRLGVQEDLEELRREEEELKRKRQSKKLRTR, from the exons ATGGATTTCCACAACATTCTCGTGATGGCCTCggagcagcaggggctgaaCGCTGTGCCG AAAAGGTACAGTTTGGCTGTTGGTCCTCCCAAAAAAGTTCCCAAAGTCAAGGGTGTAGAGTCTGCAGCAGTGCAAGCATTTCTCAGGcggcaggaagaggaaaaaaggaaaaaag CgctggaagaaagaaggaagaaagagcagCTCTTGGCAAGGCGTATTGAACTGAAACATGACAGAAAGGCAAGAGCTATGGCCTCACGAACAAAGGATAATTTTTATGGCTATAATGGCGTTCCCGTTGAAGAGAAGCCTAAAAAGAGGAGGGCTTGTGAGAATGTTGCTCAGGCCCCGGAGGCTGAGTATGCAACAGAAGATGAAACTGAGCAGCTTGAGTACAGTCAGACAGAATCTGAGCATGAGCAAGAAGAATATGAAGAGAAACCATCCAAAGCTGCAATGAAACCAAAGGCACCTCCCAAAAGTGCACCAGCACCTCTGAACTTTGCAGAGCTCTTGAGGCTTGCTGAAAAGAAACAATATGAACCAGTGGAAATAAAACCAGTGAAAAAGGTGGAAGAGAGGCCCAgaacagcagaagaattgagagAGAGGGAGTTTTTGGGAcgcaaaaacaaaaaagtagaaATGCATAAGAAAAGCGAGAAGGATATTAAGCCTACAGGGATATCCAGTTCTTCAAAAAAACTGTCTTCTCAAAAAGCAACTGTAAACACAAAACTTAATAAAAGCTCAGTAGACAAACATTCCACATCTAAAAGCAGTCTGTCACTTTCTATGGGTGGTATTGATAAGAAATCCAAAGCACCGGCATTGACTGAAAAACACCCACGGTCATCATCTTCTTCCAGACTTGATCAAATGGATAAAACATCACAAAATGGTTCCTTAAAAAGCTCTACCAGTAGCAGTCACAATAAATTACCTGTCAATGGTATTAGAAAGTCTGGCTCAAGCTCTCATGTGCCACCCTCAAAACCCATGGCCAACGGGGCCCAGAGAATGCCATCTGCAAAAGAATCCAGCCTGAAAAAGTCTGCCCATGCAAAACCAGGGAAACCTGCAGCCCTTCAACATGGAATCAACTCCAACGCAAAACGATCTGGCAGCAGCTTAGGAAAAGGAGGACCTGGACATCCCGGGGGCGGTTCAAGTGCGGGACCGGGGCGATCGAGCAGCAATTCTGGCGTGGGGCCTGGAAGGCCGGGAAGCGGTTTAAGCTCGGGACCTGGGCGActgggcagcagctcagccacagGACCTGGGaggccaggcagcagctcaaGCACAGGCCCTGGGCGACCAGGAGGTGGCTCAGGCATGGGGCCGGGAAGGCCGACGGGCAGCTCGAGCACAGGGCCTGGGCGGCCGGGCAGCAGCTCTGGCGGGGGACTTAAGCGGCCGGGCAGCAGCTTGGGCACTGGACCGGGAAGGCcgggcagcagcacaaacataGGACCAGGGCGACCGGGCAGCAGCCTGGGAACAGGACCAGGAAGGCCAGGAATCAGTCCAAGCACAGGGGCCAAGCGACCAGGCAGCAGCTTGGGCACTGGACCAGGGAGGCCAGGCATCAGCACAAGCGCAGGACCTGGGCGACCAGGCAGCGGCCCGGGCACGGCTGTGAAACCCAAGTGTACTGTCGTGTCGGAAACCATTTCCTCTAAAAACTTTGTCACAAGACCTAGCAACGGACAGATCAATGGAATGAGGCCTTTCCCAGGGCACAGACCTGTGCTTCATCCACAAG GCCTTGGAAGACCACCTGTTAGTTATAAGAGACAAATAGAagacgatgatgatgatgaataTGACTCTGAAATGGATGACTTCATTGAAGATGAAGGGGAACCTCAAGAAGAAATATCAAAACATATTCGGGAAATATTTGGCTATGACCGGAAGAG gtACAAAGATGAAAGTGATTATGCCTTACGTTATatggagagcagctggagagagcaACAGAAAGAAGAAGCTAGGAG CTTGAGACTCGGTGTTCAGGAAGACCTGGAAGAACTGAGACGGGAAGAAGAAGAACTGAAACGCAAGAGACAGTCTAAGAAGCTGAGGACGCGTTAA